From one Electrophorus electricus isolate fEleEle1 chromosome 20, fEleEle1.pri, whole genome shotgun sequence genomic stretch:
- the svbp gene encoding small vasohibin-binding protein, whose protein sequence is MEPACRKDKQKQKETPTRGDRARQKSAQQELKQRQRAEIYALNKVMTELEQQQFEAFCKQMQSQAE, encoded by the exons ATGGAACCAGCCTGCAGAAaggacaaacagaaacagaaggagacTCCTACGCGAGGAGACCGAGCTAGGCAGAAATCCGCCCAGCAGGAGCTGAAGCagaggcagagggcagag ATTTACGCACTGAACAAGGTTATGACAGAACTTGAACAGCAGCAGTTTGAGGCCTTCTGCAAGCAAATGCAGTCACAAGCTGAATGA